The genome window GGCCTTGAGCCGCTGCGAGGAATCGGTGCCGGCCGGCCTCGCGCCGGACGTGCTCGAGCATGAATGCCGGGCCTGCGTGCAGGCGATCGGCGTGGCGGCCAGCGCCATCGAGGTCGATGGCTTTCCGGTGCGCTACTTTCCCGACCATCGCCAAGCTATCCTCGAGCGCTTCTACCAGTTGAACAAGGATTACCAGCCGGACGTGGTGTTCCTGCCGAGTTCCTTCGACAACCACCAGGACCACGCCACCGTTTACGCCGAGGGCTTTCGCGCCTTCAAACGTTCGACCCTGCTCGGCTACGAGCTGCCGCAGAACGTGACTTCGTTCG of Pseudomonadota bacterium contains these proteins:
- a CDS encoding PIG-L family deacetylase produces the protein MISVLNGVQRALVLCAHTDDEFGCAGTMLRLTELGVTVRYLALSRCEESVPAGLAPDVLEHECRACVQAIGVAASAIEVDGFPVRYFPDHRQAILERFYQLNKDYQPDVVFLPSSFDNHQDHATVYAEGFRAFKRSTLLGYELPQNVTSFENSAFVCLTQAHLSGKIDALAHYRSQGFRSYAAPEYIEGLARVRGVQCGSLFAEAFEAIRVIIR